In Campylobacter massiliensis, the DNA window AGCGCTAGGGCCTTTTCTACTTGTAAATTTTTGGCGTCGAGCTTTAGAGAAAGCGGCTTGTAGTCTTTTAAATTTGCGTCGAAGCTGACGTTTGAGCCTAGCATTTGGCCTACTCCGCTAGCGGTGAAATCGCTAAATTTGCCTTTTGCGATGCCTGAGATTTTCATGGCTTCGTTTAGTTTGACGCCCAGGCTTTTTAGATCGCTAACGGCGACGTCGTATTTTAGATCGAGGCTTTGGGAGAAAATAGAAAGCCCGCCGTTTACGTTAGCTACGATCTCGCCATTTACGTTAGCTACGATATCTACGCTCGTCGGACGGATCTGAAATTTATCGAATTTAACGTCAAATCCGCTTTTTTCTTTAATCAAATTTTGGGCATACGGCTTAACCAAGCCGTTGCCAAAATCCGTAAAGGCCGCGACGTAAGCCGCGATAAGCAAGGCAAAAACCAGTCCGAGCAGGGCGCCTAATATTTTCATCGTCTATCCTTTAGATTTAGTTTAATTTTATTATGAAACTTGAGCCGATTATACTAAGACTTGTTAAGAATTTTAGCTAATTCATTGACAAATTCTAAAAATTTGACTATAATTTCATCACTCAAAACAAAAGAGTGCTAAAAAAGTAAAATCAAACCATAAAGGATGAATCATGAATTTTCAACCGTTAGGCAAACGAGTCTTAGTCGAGCGTCTTGAAGACGTCAAAACGACCGCTTCTGGCATCATTATACCCGATAATGCAAAAGAAAAACCTTTAAGCGGCAAGGTTTTGGCGGTATCAAGCGAGGTAGAAGGCGTGAGCGTGGGCGATAGCGTAGTTTTCGCAAAATACGGCGGCACCGAGGTCGTGCTTGACGGCAAGACGTATTTGGTTCTAAAAATCGAAGATGTTTTAGGCGTTTTAAAATAATCTAAATTTAAAGGAATAAAAATGGCAAAAGAGATATTTTTTTCAGACGAGGCTAGAAACAAACTATACGAAGGCGTTAGAAAACTAAACGACGCTGTAAAAGTAACGATGGGGCCTCGCGGCAGAAACGTGCTAGTGCAAAAGAGCTTCGGCGCTCCAGCGATCACCAAAGACGGCGTGAGCGTAGCTAAAGAGGTCGAGCTAAAAGACGCTCTAGAAAACATGGGCGCAGGTTTAGTAAAAGAGGTCGCTAGCAAAACAAACGACGAAGCGGGCGACGGTACGACTACGGCTACGGTTTTGGCGCACTCTATCTTTAAAGAGGGCTTAAGAAATATCACCGCAGGCGCAAATCCGGTCGAGGTAAAACGCGGTATGGATAAGCAAGCCGCAGCTATAATCGCCGAGCTAAAAAGCCTATCGCGCAAAGTAACCGATAAAAAAGAGATCGCGCAAGTAGCCACTATCTCGGCAAATTCAGACTCTGCTATCGGCGGACTGATCGCTGACGCGATGGAAAAAGTCGGCAAAGACGGCGTCATAACAGTCGAGGAAGCAAAATCCATCCACGACGAGCTAAACGTGGTCGAGGGTATGCAGTTTGACCGCGGATATCTAAGCCCGTACTTCATCACAAACGCCGAAAAGATGCAGGTTGAACTAAGCAATCCGTTTATCTTGCTATTTGACAAGAAGATTACAAATTTAAAAGACCTACTGCCTGTGCTCGAGCAGATCCAAAAAACGGGCAAACCGCTACTAATCATCGCTGAAGATATCGAGGGCGAGGCGCTTGCAACGCTAGTAGTAAACAAGCTTCGCGGCGTACTAAATATCTCTGCGGTTAAGGCTCCGGGCTTTGGCGATCGCAGAAAGGCAATGCTTGAGGATATCGCGATACTAACAGGCGGCGAAGTAGTGAGCGAAGAGCTGGGCAGAACGCTAGAAAGCGCGACTCTAAGCGACCTAGGTCAAGCCTCAAGCGTCATCATCGATAAAGATAACACGACTATCGTAAACGGCGCAGGCGAGAAATCGGCAATCGACGCTAGAATCATCCAGATAAAAGCTCAAATCGCAGAAACAACGAGCGACTACGACAAAGAAAAACTACAAGAGCGCCTAGCTAAGCTAAGCGGCGGTGTAGCGGTTATCAAGGTCGGCGCTGCTACCGAGACCGAGATGAAAGAGAAAAAAGACCGCGTAGACGACGCTCTAAGCGCGACTAAAGCGGCTGTAGAAGAAGGCATCGTGATCGGCGGCGGCGCTGCGTTTATCAAAGCGAGCGCAAAAGTGGATCTACAACTAAGCGGCGACGAAGCTATCGGCGCAGATATCGTAAGACGCGCTCTAACCGCTCCGCTACGCCAGATCGCTGAAAACGCGGGATTTGACGCGGGCGTAGTAGCAAACTCCGTAAGCGTTAGCAAAGACGACAACTACGGCTTTAACGCAGCTACGGGTGAGTATGTGGATATGTTTAAAGCCGGTATCATCGACCCGGTCAAGGTCGAGCGCGTGGCTCTTCAAAACGCGGTTAGCGTGGCGAGCCTACTCCTAACTACGGAAGCTACCATAAGCGAGCTAAAAGAGGATAAACCGATGCCTGCGATGCCTGATATGGGCGGAATGGGCGGCATGGGCGGAATGATGTAATACGCCTTTATCTGCGGAAGGCCTTGGCTTTCCGCAGGTCTTTTTTCTAAATTTCTTGCTTTCTAGCCAAATCTCGCATAAAATTCATAAATCAAAAGTTATTTGAGACTAATTCGTATTTAATTAAAATTTATATAAAATGATCCAAATTTAATAAACAATATAAAGTTAGCCTGCATAAAAATAATTTAAGCATTGTTTTTAAATTTGACAAAAGATTATATAAAAATAACAAAGCTTTATACCCATGAAAAGAATACTTATCGTTTTCGGTACTCGTCCTGAAGCTATCAAAATGGCTCCTTTGGTAAAAGAGTTTAAAAAATGTCAGGAATTTGACATTAAGGTCTGTGTTACGGCTCAGCATAGACAAATGCTTGATCAGGTGTTAGAGATATTTGAGATAGTGCCTGATTATGATTTGGATATCATGCAAGCGGGGCAGGATCTGTATGATCTGACATCTAGGATCTTACTAAAAATGCGGGATGTTTTAGATGATTTTAAGCCCGACATGGTCTTTGTTCACGGAGACACTACGACTGCTAGCATTACGTCTTTGGCCGCTTTTTATAAGCAGATTAAGGTAGCTCACGTTGAGGCGGGGTTAAGGACCGGAGATATTTATTCGCCATTTCCAGAGGAGATAAATAGGCAACTGGTCGGCATCATCGCAAACTATCACTTTGCTCCTACAAATTTATCAAAAGAAAATCTTATAAAAGAAAATAAGAGCCCAAAAAATATCGTAGTAACAGGAAACACCGTCATCGATGCTTTGTTTTTACTGCTTAAAACTATCGAGCAAAACGTAAATCTAAAAGATAAAATTTTAGCCCCTCTTAACTCAAAATTTAACTTAGATTTTGATAGAAAAATCGTACTCGTAACCGGGCATAGGAGAGAAAATTTTGGCGCTAGCTTTATAAATATCTGTGAGGCCTTAAAATGTATAGCCGCTAAAAATCCGGACGTTGATATAGTTTATCCCGTGCACCTTAATCCAAACGTGCAAGAGCCTGTAAAAAATATTTTATCAAATATAAAAAATGTCCATCTAGTTTCTCCGCTTGAGTACGATGAGTTTGTCTATTTGATGAGCAAATCATATTTTATCATTACCGATAGCGGTGGCATACAAGAGGAGGCACCTAGTCTAGGCAAGCCTGTGCTTGTAATGAGAAATACTACCGAAAGACCAGAGGCTGTCGAGTCGGGCTCGGTTAAGCTTGTGGGTGTTGATAAAGAAAAGATCGTCTTGGAGGCGCAAAAACTGCTTAATGATAGTAAAATTTATAAAAAAATGGCCCAAGCGCATAGTCTCTATGGAGATGGAAACGCCTGCGCTAAAATAGTAGAATTTGTTAAAAATTTAAGATTGGAGCGATAATGAGGCAAAAAGTTTGCGTGATCGGACTTGGATACATCGGCCTGCCGACGGCCGCACTTTTGGCTAGCAGCGACTACCGTGTCCATGGAGTCGATCTACTCCAAAGTGTCGTAGATACGATCAATCAGGGAAAAATTCATATCGTAGAACCCGAACTCGGGGAGCTTGTAAAAAAATCCATAGAAAGCGGAAATTTAAAAGCAGACGTTAAGCCCGATTTCGCAGACGTTTTTATCATAGCCGTTCCGACCCCTTTTCGCGACGGATACGTGCCAAATATCGATTACGTCATAAGTGCGAGCAGGGCGGTAGCGCCCTATATCAAAGAGGGAAATATCGTGATCTTAGAATCTACCTCGCCGGTCGGCACGACTGAGAAAATAGGTCAAATTTTAAAAGATAGTGGCGTCGATATCTCCAAAATTTACATTGCTCACTGTCCGGAGAGGGTTTTGCCCGGTAAAATTTTAAAAGAGCTTACGCAAAACGATAGGATCGTGGGCGGCCTAAGCAGGGAGTCTGCAGAAAAAACAGCGGAATTTTATAAGACTTTCGTCAAGGGCGAAATTTTAAAAACGGACGCAAGAACCGCCGAAATGGCGAAGCTTACCGAGAATTCTTTCCGCGACGTAAACATAGCCTTTGCAAACGAGCTTAGCATTTTGTGTGATAAATTCGGCATTAACGTCTGGGAGCTTATCTCGCTAGCAAATCGCCATCCGCGAGTTAATATTTTAAACCCGGGCTGCGGCGTAGGCGGGCACTGTATAGCGGTCGATCCGTGGTTTATAGTGCACGCGGGCGGCTACGAAGCAAGGCTGATCAAATCCGCAAGAGAGGTTAATGATCACAAAGCCGAGTGGAGCATAGAAAAGATCAAAAACGCCGCTTTGAAATTTGAGCTGCAAAATGGTAGAAAGCCCAAAGTCGCGTGCATGGGACTTGCTTTTAAGCCCGATATCGACGATTTGCGGGAGTCGCCTGCGCTAAATATAACCAAATGCTTGATCGCAGATGGCGTCGATGTGGTCGCGGTAGAGCCCAATATCAAGGCTCACAAAGATTTTGAGATAGCGGATTATAAAAAGGCTATTGGAATTTCGGACATTATCGTATTTTTAGTCGGGCATAAGGAATTTAAAGGGCTAAAAATAGAAAAAGAAGTTTTGGATTTTTGCGGAATTTGTAAATGAGTCTTCAAAAAGTAATAGATAGAGATAACCATCTGAATTTTTTTAGATTACTTTTTGCTTTGCAAGTGGTATATATGCACTCGACAGAATGGCTAAAAATACCGCTTTTATGGGGGGGCTACGTGGATAAATTTCTTAGGTTATTTCCCGGAGTTCCATTATTTTTTCTGGTTTCGGAATTTTTAATTACCGATAGTTATTTAAATAGCGGGAATTTGAAAGAGTATTTTATAAAAAGAGCGCTTAGAATATATCCGGCTCTATTTGCAAATATTTTAGTACTTGAGCTAGCTATGTACGTGGGCAAAAATTTTAATGATATCTCGGTATTAAAATATATAGAATACTTCGTGTTATATGTTATTACCGCCGCTTCAGGCATAGCGGGCTTTATAATCGGTATAAAAAACGATGCTTTATATAATTACGACGGCTTTTTTAGCTCCTATCCGAGCGGCGTTTTATGGACGCTTAGCGTCGAGCTATCGTTTTATATCCTCCTTCCGTTTATTTTGTGTATTAGAAAAGTAATCATAAGAAATTTGTTGTTGGTTTTCCTATTTTTTACATCAATGATAATTCCCGCAATCGCCGATGAAAATTTTTATTCTGCTTCAAATTTAAATAAGCTTCTCGAGCTCATATGCTTGCCGTTTTTGTGGATATTTATCATCGGTATGGTTATGCGGCTTTATTGGCTGGATATAAAAAAATATCTCGTAGGCTATGGCTTATTTTATATTGCGTTCTATTTGATATTTTGTTTTGTGGCTATAAAATTTGGAAGCGGGCTTGGAGATTATAAGAGAGGCTTGGAAATTTCTACCGTATTTCAAATTGTCCTTTTGGCGCTAGTAATCTTTAGCATGGCTTTTTCCTACACAAATTTAAAGATAGCTAGAAGCACAGATCTCTCTTATAGTACATATCTTTATCATATGCTAATAGTTCAAATTTTAATTAGTCTGGGCTTTGGCGGCTCTTTATGGCTATATCTCGTAGTGGTAGCCGCGACGCTCGCGGTGGCTTGCGTTTCTTGGAATTTTATAGAAAAGCCGGCATTGAAATTAAAACAAATAAAGGTTGTAAAATGATACAAGCAATAGTTAAAAAAGGCAAGGTTTTAGCGGAGCAGATCCCTGCCCCAAGCGTTTCAAAGGGATGCGTTCTTATAAAAGTAGTAAATAGCTGCATATCGGCGGGCACCGAGATAAGCGGCGTATCAAATAGCGGCAAAAGCCTGATCAAAAGGGCTTTAGAGCAGCCTGAGAACGTAAAAAAAGTCATCAATATGGTGAAATCAGACGGCATAGCCAGCGTCTATGCGAAGGTAAAGGGCAAGCTTGATAGTGGAAACCCGACCGGCTATTCGCTTAGCGGCGTCGTCATAGCGGTCGGAGATGGCGTTTCAAATTTTGAGATCGGTGAGCGCGTCGCCGCAGCCGGTGCAGGGCTTGCAAACCACGCAGAATACGTAGACGTGCCTAAAAATTTAGTTATGAAAATGTCGCAGGATATGGACTTTGAGCGAGCTTGCACCGTGACGCTCGGCGGTATAGCGATGCAGGGTGTTAGGCGGATCGATCTAAGGCTGGGCGAGACCTGCGTAGTCGTGGGAGCTGGGATTTTGGGGCTTCTTGCGGTGCAGATGCTTAAAATTTCAGGCGTGAGGGTTGCGGTCAGCGATTTTGACGATAGACGCTTGCAGATAGCTAAGCAGTACGGCGCTGAGCTCGTCATAAACCCGTCAAGAGACGATTTACTGGACGTCGTTTCATCTTGGAGCGGTGGGCACGGCGCCGATGGAGTACTATTTACCGCCGCTACGAACAGTAGCGAGCCACTATCGCAAAGTTTTCAGATGTGCAAGAAAAAGGGCAGAGTGGTGCTCGTAGGCGTTGCCGGCATGCAGATCAATAGAGAGGATATGTATAAAAAGGAGCTTGATTTTCTCATCTCCACATCCTATGGCCCCGGTCGCTACGACAAGAGCTACGAAGAGGGGGGGCTTGATTATCCGTTTAGCTACGTCAGATGGACTGAAAATCGAAATATGAGCGAGTATCTAAGGCTGGTAAATGAAAATTTGATCAAGCTGGATAAGCTCATAGACGCAAAATACCCTATCGAGCAGGTAACGCAGGCGTTTGAGTCGCTGCAGACTTCGCAGAATAAGCCGCTTATGGTTTTGCTTGACTACGGCGAGGCAAATTTAACTGAGCTTGATAGCTATCTAAATCATGATAAAAAAATCATTATAAGCTCTACGCCAGTAAACAGAGATGTGATAAACGTCGCATTCGTCGGCGTCGGCGGATTTGCTACCGGGATGCACCTGCCTAATATCTCAAAGCTTACGGACAAGTATAAAATTTACGCGATCATGAACCGGAGCGGACATAAAGCAAAGGCGGTGGCGCAGCAATATGGAGCGAACTACGCTACTTCAAATTTAGACGATATTTTAAATGACAAAAACGTTGATCTGGTGATCATCTCCACAAGGCACGATAGCCACGCAGAGCTTACTTTAAAGGCGCTTGAGGCAGGCAAAAACGTATTTGTAGAAAAGCCGCTTGCAACAAACAAAGATGAGCTTGAAAAGATAAAGAAATTTTACGAAGGGGGAGGCGACAAGCCCCTTTTATTCGTGGGATTTAACAGGCGATTTAGCGCTTACACGCAGGAGATAAAAAAGCACACGAGCGCTAGAATAAATCCGATGATAATCAGATATAGGATGAACGCGGGTTACATACCGATGGATCACTGGGTGCACGAAAACGGCGGCAGAATGGTGGGCGAAGCATGCCATATAATAGATCTGATGACGGCGCTAACGGGCAGCGAGATACAGAGCGTATTTTCGCAGGCTATCACGCCGAGCAATGAAAAATATAGCGCCGAGGATAACAAATCCATCGTCTTAAAATACAAAGACGGTTCGGTGGCAAATATCGAATATTTTGCAAACGGTAGTAAGGAGCTGAGTAAGGAATTTATGGAGATCCACTTCGACGGCAAGAGCATCGTTTTGGACGATTACAAAAGCCTTAAAGGATACGGAGTAGGAGTAAAAGAAATTTCAACAAACGTGAGCCAAAAGGGGCAGCTTGAAGAGCTTGAGGCACTATTTGAGGCTCTAAAAGGAAGCAAAAAAGGCTGGCCGATAGAGCTTTGGGATATGGTGCAGACGACGGAGATTTCGTTTTTGATATGAGTTCGTTAGTGCAAGATAGGCTTAAAAAATACGATAAAATTTTAATAATCGGACCGTATCCGCCTCCTCTTGGCGGGGTGTCGGTTTATATTTATAGACTTAGTAAGTCGCTAGATAATTCGCAAGTATTTGATGTATCCAAAAATGGTTTTAAAAAATATATCGATTTATTTGCGGTATTGTGCAGGACAAAATTTCGAGCGGTAAATATTCATTCGTTTAGTATGACGATAGCTTTTATGCTTATGATTACTAGACTTTTTAAAAATTTTGATTTAATTGCTACTAGCCATAATCCAAGGTTGTTTGAAGAGTCTTCTAAATTTAAGGCGTTGATTTATAGAGTCTTTTTTCATTGCATAGATGTTTTGGTGGTAGTTAATAAGCATATTTTAGACGATTACAAAAGTAGAAATTTGCATATTCCAAAAAGCATTATAATCGAGCACGCTTTCCTGCCGCCGCCATTAGAGGAGGAAGATAAAATTTTAGCTACCTACCCTAGCTCTTTTTACGATTTTATAAAAAGTAAAACGCAGATAATAACGGCAAATGCATTTCAAATATCTTTTTATAAAAATACTGATCTATACGGACTTGACATATGTATAGAACTCACGGCTAAGCTAAAAAATACCTATCCAAATTTGGGATTTATTTTTGCGCTAGCAAACGAAAAGGTTAATACGGAGTATATAGATAAAATGCGTCTGCGGATAAAAGAGTTAAATTTAGAGGAAAATTTTTATTTTCTGACTGGGCAAAAAGAGCTTTGGCCTATATTTAAAAAAGCTAGTCTAATGATAAGACCTACGAATACCGATGGCGACGCCCTTAGCATTAGAGAGGCTTTATATTTTAAATGTCCTGCGATAGCAAGCGATGTATGCGATAGACCGACAGGAACGATTTTGTTTAAGAATAGAAATTTAGATGATTTATGTGATAAAACAAAAAGGTTTTTAGATGCAATGTAAATTTTGCAAAGCAAACGATGTAACCCCGCTAAAAAAAATGCGAAGTATATACAATAGTTTAGACTATACGTTGTATTTTTGCGATAGTTGTAAGTGCTATTTTTTTGATATAAACGAGCACGATTATGATCTTAGGCTGTTATATGATAGTCTAGGAGATAAAAACATAAGCTCGTATAACGTAACTTTTAAAAAAGATAGATATTGGGATAATGAAAAAAGGATTATATATTCTATACAACCGAATATAAATAGCATATTGGATCTTGGTTGCAGGACCGGAGATTTTTTGATGCACTTTGATGCGGGCATAGAAAAATACGGTATCGAACTATCAAAATCAAGCGTCGAAGTGGCAATAAAACGAGGACTAAATATTTACGAAGAGTTTATCGAAAATATAGACTTTAAAGATAAAAAATTTGACGCGGTGACTTGCTATGCCATTTTGGAGCATTTAAAAGATCCTGTTCCTATATTGGATAGATTAACGCAACTTGTAGAAGAAAATGGAGTTTTAGTGATTATGGTTCCTTATCTGCATAGTTTTAAGGCTCAATTGCTATATAAAATAAATTTCAGATGGCATATGTTTAGTCAGCCGGAGCATTTAAATTTTTATTCCAAGGTATTCTTAGATAAATTTATATCCGAGAAAGGATTTGTGTTGCGAAAAACAAAATACACTTCAGGCGGTATGTTTAATCCATTTAAAAAGATACCTATCGTCTCAAGAGTATTTGGTAAATTTATGAATTTTATCGATTTTTATACTCCAATAAATCAAATACCTATATTTGATCATATGTATTTATACTATCAAAAAACAAAGGATATAGATGCTTAAAAAAGCCAAGTGGAAAGACGATTGCTTATCGCCGATTTTATTGGGAATAGATGATTTGTGCGACGGATATTTTAAAAAAGAACATCAAAAAATTTTCCCATTTTTCGATGCGGGCTATGGCACAACAAACGACGGATCTATTTTTAGCTACCTTAATAAAAACTTACTTCAAAAATATCCCGAAATAAAAATCACATTTTTTTTACCTTTTGGCAAAGGAGCTTACTGGGACAAAGATAAATCTATAATCAACGATATTTTTGAAAGGGCTAAATTCGAAAATTTTTTAAATTTTATATTAGATTGCGGCTATGAAATAGCTTATCACGGACACGATCATGGACTAATAAATTCTACGCTAGATCCGAGCACTTGGTGTTGCGAGTTTGATCAATATAGCAAAGAAGAGTATTTTGATATCATAAAAAGCGATTTAGCTAAATTTAAAGATAGATTTGGATATGAGGTGCATGGCGGAAGAAGCCCTGGTTATAAATTTAAAGATGATTTGATAGATGGATTGTGCGAGTGCGGATTTAAATGGTGGTCTTTTGACTATAAGCCGTTTATAAATAATATCAACCTGAAGTACAATGGTCATAATATAATAGAGATGCCGTCAAATTTGTCGGGAGATATGTTTAATCATAGTAAAAACCCCGTAAAAAGCGCAGCAAAATATTTTTTAAATTTATATAGACTAGAGCATATGATTAAGGGTGGTCAGGCTGTAAGTATAGCGGAGCATTTTTTTAGAACGAGATTTGATGGTAAGATACAAATGCCGAATATTTATAATGACATAAACTCTTTAGATTTTCTTTTTGGATATCTAAGAAACAAAGATGTTTGGTATGCTACTTTTAGTGAATGCGCGAATTATTATGAAAGCTATAAAAATACCGATATTTCGGATATGGGAGATGGGGTGTTTGAAATAAAATACAAAGGCAGTTGGAAAATATTTCTAACATTTATCTCGGAACATAGATACCTAGAAAATATACAGACTAAAGAAATTTACGAAGGCTTTATGAAAAACAATAGGTGGCTTTTTAATGATTTGGTCGAAGGAATATATAGGGGACATCAAGATGTATTTTGACAGACATTTTTCTTTGATTACCGGATATAGATTCTTGTTAAAAGACGTTATAAAATATGTAGCGACAATAGATTCTTTTTTTGATTCTAAGTATAAAATTTTAGATATAGGTTGCGGAAAAAAACCATATAAGAAATTACTAAAAAAATCTGATTACATAGGTCTTGATGTGTGTGAATGCGAATATGCAAATCCGGACATAATATGTAGCTCTGAAAATATCCCTTGCGAGAATGATAGTTTTGATGCGATTATGACGGTTTTTGTTTTAGATGATTCTTTTTATATTAAGAAGACTTTTTATGAAATTTCAAGAGTGCTTAAAGATGGTGGGTATTATTTTGCTCTTGAAGCGCAAAATGCAAGCATACATAATCCCCCCTTTGATTTTTTTAGATTTGCTCCAAATGCCATGATTAAGCTAGCAAAAGAAGTGAATTTAGAACTTATAAGATATGATACGTATGGCGGAGATTTTGCAAACGTAGGCTTTTGCTTTATATCAATTATACGAAATACACTAAGTAGTCTCAGGATAGAACCCTTTTTGGGTCCTATATTTTACTTGCCGATAAACGTAATTTTTAGACTTTTAGATCTAATAGGTAGATTAAAGATATTTAGAAACAAATATAAAAATAATTCCTTGGGGTATTTCTATGTTTTTAAGAAAGTAGAGAATGCTTAAAAGGTTTCTTAAGACGATATCTTTATATACTGTTTTTTTGATGATTGAAAAAATTTTATCTGTACTATTTTTTTCATATATTGCTCACACTTTAAGTATGAATGATATGGGTGCATATGGACTGTACATGACTATATATATATTTTTATCTTTTTTACTATCGCTAGAATTTAAATCCGGATACGCAAGATATTACTACGAATATTCTACAGAAGAATCCAGATATAAATTATTTTGCGGCATCGTCAATGTTACATTTCTTTCTCATGTAATTATGGGTATATTGTTATTGTGTATTATAAATTATTTTAATTTATTGAGTTGGAAAATTTTTATTGCTTTGTCTATTTTGTCATTTTCTGATAGCCTGATATATCTTATACAGTATCAAAAAAGGTTGGAAGAAAAGGATATGCAATATGGAGTAATTATAATTAGTAAGATACTCTTAACAATTATATTTTATTTTATTATAAAAAATTACGATATAGGGGGTAGTGCGATCAATATAGTATATGCTATGTTGTTTTCTAGTACAATTGTCTCCCTGGTTAGTTATTTTAGCTTTTTTATTAAAGGTTGGCTGTTTGGCGTAAATTATCATATTACAAGGAATTCCTTTTTATTTTCCATAAAAATTGCGCCCGGTATTGTCGGGTCAT includes these proteins:
- the groES gene encoding co-chaperone GroES encodes the protein MNFQPLGKRVLVERLEDVKTTASGIIIPDNAKEKPLSGKVLAVSSEVEGVSVGDSVVFAKYGGTEVVLDGKTYLVLKIEDVLGVLK
- the groL gene encoding chaperonin GroEL (60 kDa chaperone family; promotes refolding of misfolded polypeptides especially under stressful conditions; forms two stacked rings of heptamers to form a barrel-shaped 14mer; ends can be capped by GroES; misfolded proteins enter the barrel where they are refolded when GroES binds); translated protein: MAKEIFFSDEARNKLYEGVRKLNDAVKVTMGPRGRNVLVQKSFGAPAITKDGVSVAKEVELKDALENMGAGLVKEVASKTNDEAGDGTTTATVLAHSIFKEGLRNITAGANPVEVKRGMDKQAAAIIAELKSLSRKVTDKKEIAQVATISANSDSAIGGLIADAMEKVGKDGVITVEEAKSIHDELNVVEGMQFDRGYLSPYFITNAEKMQVELSNPFILLFDKKITNLKDLLPVLEQIQKTGKPLLIIAEDIEGEALATLVVNKLRGVLNISAVKAPGFGDRRKAMLEDIAILTGGEVVSEELGRTLESATLSDLGQASSVIIDKDNTTIVNGAGEKSAIDARIIQIKAQIAETTSDYDKEKLQERLAKLSGGVAVIKVGAATETEMKEKKDRVDDALSATKAAVEEGIVIGGGAAFIKASAKVDLQLSGDEAIGADIVRRALTAPLRQIAENAGFDAGVVANSVSVSKDDNYGFNAATGEYVDMFKAGIIDPVKVERVALQNAVSVASLLLTTEATISELKEDKPMPAMPDMGGMGGMGGMM
- the wecB gene encoding non-hydrolyzing UDP-N-acetylglucosamine 2-epimerase, with translation MKRILIVFGTRPEAIKMAPLVKEFKKCQEFDIKVCVTAQHRQMLDQVLEIFEIVPDYDLDIMQAGQDLYDLTSRILLKMRDVLDDFKPDMVFVHGDTTTASITSLAAFYKQIKVAHVEAGLRTGDIYSPFPEEINRQLVGIIANYHFAPTNLSKENLIKENKSPKNIVVTGNTVIDALFLLLKTIEQNVNLKDKILAPLNSKFNLDFDRKIVLVTGHRRENFGASFINICEALKCIAAKNPDVDIVYPVHLNPNVQEPVKNILSNIKNVHLVSPLEYDEFVYLMSKSYFIITDSGGIQEEAPSLGKPVLVMRNTTERPEAVESGSVKLVGVDKEKIVLEAQKLLNDSKIYKKMAQAHSLYGDGNACAKIVEFVKNLRLER
- the wecC gene encoding UDP-N-acetyl-D-mannosamine dehydrogenase, translating into MRQKVCVIGLGYIGLPTAALLASSDYRVHGVDLLQSVVDTINQGKIHIVEPELGELVKKSIESGNLKADVKPDFADVFIIAVPTPFRDGYVPNIDYVISASRAVAPYIKEGNIVILESTSPVGTTEKIGQILKDSGVDISKIYIAHCPERVLPGKILKELTQNDRIVGGLSRESAEKTAEFYKTFVKGEILKTDARTAEMAKLTENSFRDVNIAFANELSILCDKFGINVWELISLANRHPRVNILNPGCGVGGHCIAVDPWFIVHAGGYEARLIKSAREVNDHKAEWSIEKIKNAALKFELQNGRKPKVACMGLAFKPDIDDLRESPALNITKCLIADGVDVVAVEPNIKAHKDFEIADYKKAIGISDIIVFLVGHKEFKGLKIEKEVLDFCGICK
- a CDS encoding acyltransferase family protein yields the protein MSLQKVIDRDNHLNFFRLLFALQVVYMHSTEWLKIPLLWGGYVDKFLRLFPGVPLFFLVSEFLITDSYLNSGNLKEYFIKRALRIYPALFANILVLELAMYVGKNFNDISVLKYIEYFVLYVITAASGIAGFIIGIKNDALYNYDGFFSSYPSGVLWTLSVELSFYILLPFILCIRKVIIRNLLLVFLFFTSMIIPAIADENFYSASNLNKLLELICLPFLWIFIIGMVMRLYWLDIKKYLVGYGLFYIAFYLIFCFVAIKFGSGLGDYKRGLEISTVFQIVLLALVIFSMAFSYTNLKIARSTDLSYSTYLYHMLIVQILISLGFGGSLWLYLVVVAATLAVACVSWNFIEKPALKLKQIKVVK
- a CDS encoding bi-domain-containing oxidoreductase → MIQAIVKKGKVLAEQIPAPSVSKGCVLIKVVNSCISAGTEISGVSNSGKSLIKRALEQPENVKKVINMVKSDGIASVYAKVKGKLDSGNPTGYSLSGVVIAVGDGVSNFEIGERVAAAGAGLANHAEYVDVPKNLVMKMSQDMDFERACTVTLGGIAMQGVRRIDLRLGETCVVVGAGILGLLAVQMLKISGVRVAVSDFDDRRLQIAKQYGAELVINPSRDDLLDVVSSWSGGHGADGVLFTAATNSSEPLSQSFQMCKKKGRVVLVGVAGMQINREDMYKKELDFLISTSYGPGRYDKSYEEGGLDYPFSYVRWTENRNMSEYLRLVNENLIKLDKLIDAKYPIEQVTQAFESLQTSQNKPLMVLLDYGEANLTELDSYLNHDKKIIISSTPVNRDVINVAFVGVGGFATGMHLPNISKLTDKYKIYAIMNRSGHKAKAVAQQYGANYATSNLDDILNDKNVDLVIISTRHDSHAELTLKALEAGKNVFVEKPLATNKDELEKIKKFYEGGGDKPLLFVGFNRRFSAYTQEIKKHTSARINPMIIRYRMNAGYIPMDHWVHENGGRMVGEACHIIDLMTALTGSEIQSVFSQAITPSNEKYSAEDNKSIVLKYKDGSVANIEYFANGSKELSKEFMEIHFDGKSIVLDDYKSLKGYGVGVKEISTNVSQKGQLEELEALFEALKGSKKGWPIELWDMVQTTEISFLI